A region of Cyanobium sp. ATX 6F1 DNA encodes the following proteins:
- a CDS encoding DNA polymerase III subunit alpha translates to MAFVPLHNHSDYSLLDGASQLPAMVERAVELGMGALALTDHGVMYGAIELLKLCTKAGIKPIIGNEMYVINGSIEDPWVKGERRYHLVVLAKNVTGYRNLVKLTSLSHLRGMRGRGIFARACIDKATLERHSEGLIVATACLGGEIPQAILRGRPEVAREVARWYQERFGGDFYLEIQDHGSPEDRIVNVEMVRIAAELGIELIATNDAHYLSSADVEAHDALLCVLTGKLVSDEKRLRYTGTEYIKSEAEMGRLFADHLEPELVAEAIANTAKVAAKVEPYDILGRYQMPRFPIPEGHTPVSYLTEVAEQGLRQRLELTATDPIDPTYGERLAFELQVMEQMGFPTYFLVVWDYIRFAREQGIPVGPGRGSAAGSLVAYALGITALDPVEHGLLFERFLNPERKSMPDIDTDFCIERRSEVIDYVTQRYGEDKVAQIITFNRMTSKAVLKDVARVLDIPYGDADRLAKLIPVVRGKPAKLAQMIGPDSPAPEFREKYEKDPIVRRWVDMARRIEGTNKTFGVHAAGVVIAAEPLDELVPLQRNNDGQVITQYYMEDVEAMGLLKMDFLGLKNLTMIEKTIELVRKQIGERIDPDRLPPEDPGTFALLARGDLEGIFQLESSGMRQIVRDLKPSSLEDISSILALYRPGPLDAGLIPKFINRKHGREAIDFACPGLEPILKETYGIMVYQEQIMRIAQDLAGYSLGEADLLRRAMGKKKKSEMEKHQSLFVQGATERGVDQRVAEGLFEQMVLFAEYCFNKSHSTAYGAVTYQTAYLKAHYPVAYMAALLTVNAGATDKVQRYISNCNAMGIEVMPPDVNASGIDFTPTGERILFGLSAVRNLGDGAIRSLIEERANGPFVSLADLCDRLASNALNRRGLESLIHGGALDSLEPKANRAQLMADLDLILDWASSRAKDRASGQGNLFDLFAATAPAGEAPAAIADISTAPRAAPVADYPPSEKLRLEKELVGFYLSDHPLKQLTRPLRLLSPIGLASLEEQPDKARVSVVAMVPEIRQVNTRKGDRMAVLQLEDLSGSCEAVVFPRTYARLADHLMVDARLMIWASVDRRDDRVQLIVDDCRAIDDLQVLLVELPAEQANDIAVQHRLRECLTQHRNEQEQACRRVPVVALVRRDHETRYVRLGHQFCVNDASAAMGTLAQAAFTARLSSPMAH, encoded by the coding sequence GTGGCCTTTGTCCCCCTCCACAACCACAGCGACTACAGCCTGCTGGACGGGGCGAGTCAGTTGCCGGCCATGGTGGAGCGGGCCGTCGAGCTGGGGATGGGCGCCCTGGCGCTCACCGACCACGGCGTCATGTATGGCGCGATCGAGCTGCTGAAGCTCTGCACCAAGGCGGGCATCAAGCCGATCATCGGCAACGAGATGTACGTGATCAACGGTTCGATCGAGGATCCGTGGGTCAAAGGAGAGCGGCGCTACCACCTGGTGGTGCTGGCCAAGAACGTCACCGGCTATCGCAACCTGGTCAAGCTCACCAGCCTCAGCCACCTGCGCGGCATGCGCGGGCGGGGCATCTTTGCCCGCGCCTGCATCGACAAAGCCACACTCGAGCGCCACAGCGAGGGCTTGATCGTGGCCACCGCCTGCCTCGGGGGTGAGATCCCCCAGGCGATCCTGCGGGGACGCCCCGAGGTGGCCCGGGAGGTGGCCCGCTGGTATCAGGAGCGCTTCGGCGGCGATTTTTATCTGGAGATCCAGGACCACGGCTCTCCGGAAGACCGGATCGTCAACGTCGAGATGGTGCGCATCGCCGCCGAGCTGGGCATTGAGCTGATCGCCACCAACGACGCCCACTACCTCAGCAGCGCCGATGTGGAGGCCCACGACGCCCTGCTCTGCGTGCTCACCGGCAAGCTCGTCAGCGACGAGAAACGCCTGCGCTACACGGGCACGGAATACATCAAGAGTGAAGCGGAGATGGGGCGGCTGTTCGCTGACCATCTCGAGCCCGAGCTGGTGGCTGAAGCGATCGCGAACACCGCCAAAGTGGCCGCGAAAGTTGAGCCCTACGACATCCTGGGCCGCTACCAGATGCCCCGCTTCCCGATCCCTGAAGGCCACACGCCGGTCAGCTATCTCACTGAAGTGGCGGAACAGGGCTTACGCCAGCGCCTTGAACTGACAGCCACCGACCCCATCGATCCCACCTACGGCGAGCGGCTGGCCTTCGAGCTGCAGGTGATGGAGCAGATGGGGTTTCCCACCTACTTCCTGGTGGTCTGGGACTACATCCGCTTTGCCCGGGAGCAGGGCATTCCGGTGGGGCCGGGCCGCGGCTCGGCCGCCGGCTCGCTGGTGGCCTACGCCCTCGGCATCACCGCCCTCGATCCGGTGGAGCACGGCCTGTTGTTCGAGCGCTTCTTGAACCCGGAGCGCAAGTCGATGCCGGACATCGACACCGACTTCTGCATCGAGCGCCGTAGCGAGGTGATCGACTACGTCACCCAACGCTACGGCGAAGACAAGGTTGCCCAGATCATCACCTTCAACCGCATGACCTCGAAGGCGGTGCTCAAGGATGTCGCCCGGGTGCTCGACATCCCCTACGGCGATGCCGACCGGCTGGCCAAGCTGATCCCGGTGGTGCGCGGCAAGCCCGCCAAGCTCGCCCAGATGATCGGGCCCGACTCACCGGCTCCCGAGTTCCGCGAGAAGTACGAGAAGGATCCGATCGTGCGCCGCTGGGTTGACATGGCCCGGCGCATCGAAGGCACCAACAAGACCTTCGGGGTGCATGCGGCGGGCGTGGTGATCGCCGCCGAACCGCTCGATGAGCTTGTGCCGTTGCAGCGCAACAACGACGGGCAGGTGATCACCCAGTACTACATGGAGGATGTGGAGGCCATGGGCCTCCTGAAGATGGACTTCCTGGGGCTGAAGAACCTCACGATGATCGAAAAAACCATCGAGCTGGTGCGCAAGCAGATCGGTGAGCGGATTGATCCCGATCGCCTCCCCCCGGAGGATCCGGGCACCTTCGCCCTGCTGGCCCGGGGTGATCTCGAAGGCATCTTCCAGCTGGAATCCAGCGGCATGCGCCAGATCGTGCGCGATCTCAAGCCCTCCTCTCTTGAAGACATCTCATCGATCCTGGCGCTCTACCGGCCAGGCCCCCTGGATGCGGGGCTGATTCCCAAGTTCATCAACCGCAAGCACGGCCGCGAAGCGATCGATTTCGCTTGCCCTGGCCTGGAGCCGATTCTCAAGGAAACCTACGGAATCATGGTCTACCAGGAGCAGATCATGCGCATTGCCCAGGATCTGGCCGGCTATTCCCTTGGTGAGGCCGACCTGCTGCGGCGGGCAATGGGGAAGAAGAAAAAGAGCGAGATGGAGAAACACCAGAGCCTGTTCGTGCAGGGCGCCACCGAACGGGGTGTGGATCAGCGTGTGGCCGAAGGGTTGTTCGAGCAGATGGTGCTGTTCGCCGAATACTGCTTCAACAAGAGCCATTCCACCGCCTATGGCGCCGTCACCTACCAGACCGCCTACCTCAAAGCCCATTACCCGGTGGCCTACATGGCCGCCCTGCTCACGGTGAATGCTGGTGCCACCGACAAGGTGCAGCGCTACATCTCCAACTGCAATGCCATGGGAATCGAAGTGATGCCTCCCGATGTGAATGCCTCCGGCATCGACTTCACCCCCACCGGCGAGCGCATCCTGTTCGGCCTCTCGGCCGTCCGCAACCTGGGCGATGGCGCCATCCGCAGCCTGATCGAGGAACGCGCCAACGGCCCATTCGTGTCCCTGGCCGACCTCTGCGATCGCCTCGCCAGCAACGCCCTCAACCGTCGTGGCCTGGAATCACTGATCCATGGCGGTGCCCTCGACAGCCTGGAGCCCAAGGCCAACCGTGCCCAGCTGATGGCCGATCTGGATCTGATCCTGGATTGGGCCAGCTCCCGTGCCAAGGACCGCGCCAGTGGCCAGGGCAACCTCTTTGATCTGTTCGCGGCGACGGCTCCTGCTGGTGAGGCCCCTGCCGCCATCGCCGACATCAGCACCGCCCCCAGGGCGGCCCCTGTGGCTGATTACCCCCCCAGCGAAAAACTCAGGCTGGAGAAGGAGCTGGTGGGTTTCTACCTCTCCGATCACCCGCTCAAGCAGCTCACCCGCCCCTTGCGTCTGCTCTCACCGATCGGCCTGGCCAGCCTGGAGGAACAGCCCGACAAGGCCCGCGTCAGTGTGGTGGCGATGGTGCCGGAGATCCGTCAGGTCAACACCCGCAAAGGGGACCGCATGGCGGTGCTGCAACTCGAAGACCTCAGCGGCAGCTGCGAAGCGGTGGTCTTTCCCAGGACCTATGCCCGTCTGGCGGACCACCTGATGGTGGATGCCCGTCTGATGATCTGGGCGAGCGTTGATCGGCGCGACGATCGGGTGCAGTTGATCGTCGACGATTGCCGCGCCATCGACGATCTGCAGGTGTTGCTGGTGGAGCTTCCGGCCGAGCAGGCCAACGACATCGCCGTGCAGCATCGTCTCCGGGAGTGCCTCACGCAGCACCGCAATGAGCAGGAGCAGGCCTGCCGGCGGGTGCCGGTGGTGGCGTTGGTGCGGCGTGACCACGAGACCCGCTACGTGCGCCTGGGGCATCAGTTCTGCGTCAACGACGCCAGCGCCGCCATGGGCACGCTGGCCCAGGCGGCCTTCACGGCCCGGCTCAGTTCCCCCATGGCCCACTGA
- the gatA gene encoding Asp-tRNA(Asn)/Glu-tRNA(Gln) amidotransferase subunit GatA, whose amino-acid sequence MGIAEWRVQLERGEISARELTDLHLNRIAAVDPSLHAFLTVTADRARADADRIDAARAAGEPLPPLAGIPLAIKDNLCTKGIATTCSSRMLEHFVPPYESTVTERLWLAGGVMLGKTNLDEFAMGSSTETSAFGATRNPWNIERVPGGSSGGSAAAVAAGECVASLGSDTGGSIRQPASFCGVVGLKPTYGRVSRWGLVAFASSLDQVGPFTSSVADAAEMLQVIAGADPRDATCLDVPVPDYRAALGQPVAGLRVGLIRECFEQDGLDPQVAASVLAAAEQLKALGCELVDVSCPRFNDGIATYYVIAPSEASANLARYDGVKYGLRSEGEASLAAMTSRSRAEGFGDEVQRRILIGTYALSAGYVEAFYKKAQQVRTLIRRDFDAAFETVDVLLTPTSPTTAFRGGDNADDPLAMYLADLLTIPANLAGLPAISLPCGFDDADLPIGVQLITGVLQEERLLQVAHHYELAAAVMEKRPEGQLIR is encoded by the coding sequence ATGGGGATCGCCGAGTGGCGGGTTCAGCTGGAACGGGGGGAGATTTCCGCCCGTGAACTCACCGACCTTCACCTGAACCGGATCGCGGCGGTCGATCCCAGCCTGCATGCCTTCTTGACGGTCACGGCCGATCGCGCCAGGGCCGATGCGGACCGCATCGATGCCGCCCGTGCCGCCGGGGAGCCCTTGCCGCCCCTGGCCGGCATTCCCTTGGCGATCAAGGACAACCTTTGCACCAAGGGCATTGCCACCACCTGCTCCAGCCGGATGCTGGAGCACTTCGTGCCCCCCTATGAGTCCACCGTCACCGAGCGCTTGTGGCTGGCGGGCGGGGTGATGCTGGGCAAGACCAATCTCGATGAGTTCGCCATGGGCAGCTCCACCGAGACCAGCGCCTTCGGGGCCACCCGCAACCCCTGGAACATCGAGCGGGTGCCGGGCGGCAGCTCCGGCGGCAGTGCCGCCGCCGTGGCGGCGGGCGAATGCGTCGCCTCCCTGGGTTCCGACACCGGCGGCTCGATCCGCCAGCCCGCCTCCTTCTGCGGCGTGGTGGGGCTCAAACCCACCTATGGCCGCGTCAGCCGCTGGGGGCTGGTGGCCTTTGCCAGCTCCCTCGACCAGGTGGGCCCCTTCACCTCCAGCGTGGCTGATGCAGCGGAAATGCTTCAGGTGATCGCTGGGGCCGATCCCCGTGATGCCACCTGTCTGGATGTGCCTGTGCCCGATTACCGGGCCGCCCTGGGGCAGCCCGTGGCGGGCCTGCGGGTGGGTCTGATCCGCGAATGCTTCGAGCAGGACGGCCTTGATCCCCAGGTGGCCGCCTCGGTGCTGGCGGCCGCCGAGCAGCTCAAGGCCCTGGGCTGCGAGCTGGTGGATGTCAGTTGTCCGCGCTTCAACGACGGCATCGCGACTTACTACGTGATCGCCCCTTCGGAGGCCTCCGCCAACCTGGCCCGCTACGACGGGGTCAAGTACGGCCTGCGCAGTGAGGGGGAGGCCAGCCTGGCGGCGATGACATCCCGCAGCCGCGCCGAGGGCTTCGGAGATGAGGTGCAGCGCCGCATCCTGATCGGCACCTATGCCCTCTCAGCGGGCTACGTGGAGGCGTTCTACAAGAAGGCTCAGCAGGTGCGCACCTTGATCCGCCGCGATTTCGACGCCGCCTTCGAGACCGTCGATGTGTTGCTCACGCCCACCTCCCCCACCACCGCCTTCCGCGGCGGTGACAATGCCGATGATCCCCTGGCCATGTACCTGGCCGACCTGCTGACGATTCCCGCCAACCTGGCGGGTCTGCCAGCGATCAGCCTGCCCTGCGGCTTCGATGACGCCGATCTCCCCATCGGCGTGCAACTGATCACCGGGGTGCTCCAGGAGGAACGGCTGCTGCAGGTGGCCCACCACTACGAGCTGGCGGCGGCGGTGATGGAGAAACGCCCCGAGGGCCAGCTGATCCGCTGA
- a CDS encoding DUF1816 domain-containing protein, translated as MSSLLWPLRSLANGLGLAWWARIQTRSPEVTYWFGPFVRRTELEAALPAFLADVESEGPGFIEHELLQVRRGEPLTVEGSP; from the coding sequence ATGTCTTCCCTGCTGTGGCCGCTCCGAAGCCTGGCCAATGGTCTTGGGCTGGCCTGGTGGGCGCGGATTCAGACCCGCTCCCCCGAGGTCACCTACTGGTTCGGCCCTTTCGTGCGCCGCACTGAGCTGGAGGCGGCGCTGCCGGCCTTCCTGGCGGATGTGGAGAGCGAAGGTCCAGGGTTCATCGAGCACGAGCTGTTGCAGGTCCGCCGGGGTGAACCGCTCACGGTGGAGGGATCGCCCTGA